A portion of the Microbacterium hominis genome contains these proteins:
- a CDS encoding IclR family transcriptional regulator: MTEERAPASQTLSRGIRILEILADARGPLAIDEIARRLGVHRSVAYRLLRTLEDHGLIERDSAGLVELGARLAALAAGVAHDLQAEALPELTAVANELGMTCFLSVLDHEECVTLASVEPRHAVNAVAQRPGTRHPVTRGAPGKAILSLLAEPAWPDGMDARLRDEVRAAAARRFATSHDEVIPTLRAVAVPLALRGRGPAAVAVVFVASTHDDAEIAARLSRTAAAIRDALGG, translated from the coding sequence ATGACCGAGGAGCGCGCCCCGGCCTCGCAGACGCTGAGCCGCGGCATCCGGATCCTGGAGATCCTCGCCGACGCCCGCGGCCCGCTCGCGATCGACGAGATCGCCCGACGGCTCGGCGTGCATCGCTCGGTCGCCTACCGGCTGCTGCGCACCCTCGAGGACCACGGCCTCATCGAACGGGACTCCGCGGGCCTGGTCGAACTCGGCGCGCGCCTCGCGGCCCTCGCCGCCGGCGTCGCCCACGACCTGCAGGCCGAGGCGCTCCCCGAGCTCACCGCCGTGGCGAACGAGCTGGGAATGACGTGCTTCCTCTCGGTCCTCGACCACGAGGAGTGCGTGACGCTGGCCTCGGTCGAGCCCCGGCACGCCGTCAACGCGGTCGCCCAGCGCCCCGGCACGCGGCATCCGGTCACCCGGGGCGCGCCGGGCAAGGCGATCCTGTCGCTGCTGGCGGAGCCCGCGTGGCCGGACGGCATGGACGCCCGGCTCCGCGACGAGGTGCGCGCGGCCGCCGCCCGCCGCTTCGCGACGAGCCACGACGAGGTCATCCCGACGCTGCGCGCCGTGGCCGTGCCCCTCGCCCTGCGGGGCCGGGGCCCCGCGGCCGTCGCTGTCGTGTTCGTGGCCAGCACGCACGACGACGCCGAGATCGCCGCACGGCTGTCACGCACGGCGGCCGCGATCCGCGACGCCCTGGGCGGCTGA
- a CDS encoding thiamine pyrophosphate-binding protein, translated as MPTVSAHVALTLARHIDHVFGLMGNGNAYFLDALERSTDVQFTAVRHEAGGVVAADAFFRASGRLAAATATYGAGFTNTLTALAEAVQAHVPLVLVVGDEPTSGPRPWDVDQIALASAVGARTYTVGRMDAAATTVIAIEHALTYRVPTVLAIPYDVAARDAGEVPETLEPRLPAPLAPAGPFALGAVDDLAAALASAKRPFLLAGRGAWLAGAGDALGELADLTGAVTASTALGRGIFPRGEFDLGVTGGFGAEGAMALVHEADVAVVFGASLNQFTMRFGDLFAPGTRVFQVDVSPAATHPHVGGYVRGDAAVVASAVVDALRTAGGPASGWRESVEIAPLRTYDTGDAVAPDGRLDPRSVAARIGELLPEDRVVVSDGGHFIGWANMFWPVASPDRMMMVGTAFQSIGLGWPSVPGAALAQPEATIVLTSGDGGGLMALADLETAVRVAGGRGVAVVWNDAAYGAEVNLYGLKGLAEGPMLIPEVDFAALAGGVGAEGVVVRTLADLDRLASWAAEDAASRPFLVLDCRISGTVVAPYQHEIIRVNS; from the coding sequence ATGCCCACCGTCTCGGCGCACGTCGCCCTCACCCTCGCCCGCCACATCGACCATGTCTTCGGTCTGATGGGCAACGGCAACGCGTACTTCCTCGACGCCCTCGAGCGCTCCACCGACGTGCAGTTCACGGCCGTCCGCCACGAAGCGGGCGGCGTCGTGGCCGCCGACGCGTTCTTCCGCGCGTCGGGGCGCCTCGCCGCGGCCACCGCGACCTACGGCGCCGGGTTCACGAACACGCTCACCGCCCTCGCCGAGGCCGTGCAGGCCCACGTGCCGCTGGTGCTCGTCGTGGGCGACGAGCCGACCTCGGGCCCACGCCCGTGGGACGTCGACCAGATCGCGCTCGCGTCGGCGGTCGGGGCCCGCACCTACACCGTCGGACGCATGGATGCCGCGGCCACGACCGTCATCGCGATCGAGCACGCCCTCACCTACCGCGTGCCCACGGTGCTGGCCATCCCCTACGACGTCGCGGCGCGCGACGCCGGCGAGGTGCCCGAGACCCTGGAGCCGCGCCTGCCGGCCCCGCTCGCCCCGGCCGGGCCCTTCGCGCTCGGCGCCGTCGACGACCTCGCCGCCGCCCTCGCGTCGGCGAAGCGCCCGTTCCTGCTGGCCGGCCGTGGCGCGTGGCTGGCGGGAGCAGGCGACGCGCTCGGAGAGCTCGCCGACCTGACCGGCGCGGTCACGGCATCCACCGCGCTCGGCCGCGGCATCTTCCCGCGCGGCGAGTTCGATCTGGGAGTCACCGGCGGCTTCGGGGCCGAGGGTGCGATGGCGCTCGTGCACGAGGCCGACGTCGCGGTCGTCTTCGGCGCGTCGCTGAACCAGTTCACGATGCGCTTCGGCGACCTTTTCGCGCCCGGGACGCGCGTGTTCCAGGTCGATGTCTCCCCGGCCGCGACCCATCCGCACGTGGGGGGCTATGTCCGCGGGGATGCCGCGGTGGTGGCATCCGCCGTCGTCGACGCGCTGCGCACGGCCGGGGGCCCCGCCAGCGGATGGCGGGAGTCGGTCGAGATCGCCCCGCTGCGCACGTACGACACCGGCGACGCCGTGGCTCCCGACGGGCGCCTCGACCCGCGCTCGGTGGCCGCCCGCATCGGCGAACTCCTTCCGGAGGATCGCGTCGTCGTCTCCGACGGCGGCCACTTCATCGGCTGGGCGAACATGTTCTGGCCGGTGGCCTCACCCGACCGCATGATGATGGTCGGCACGGCATTCCAGTCGATCGGCCTGGGCTGGCCCTCGGTGCCCGGCGCGGCCCTCGCCCAGCCCGAGGCCACGATCGTGCTCACCAGCGGCGACGGCGGCGGACTCATGGCCCTCGCCGACCTCGAGACCGCGGTGCGGGTCGCGGGCGGTCGCGGGGTCGCGGTGGTGTGGAACGACGCCGCCTACGGCGCCGAGGTGAACCTCTACGGACTGAAGGGCCTCGCCGAGGGTCCGATGCTCATCCCCGAGGTCGATTTCGCCGCGCTGGCGGGCGGCGTGGGCGCCGAGGGCGTCGTCGTGCGCACGCTCGCCGACCTCGACCGCCTGGCGTCGTGGGCGGCCGAGGATGCGGCATCCCGGCCCTTCCTGGTGCTCGACTGCCGCATCTCCGGCACCGTCGTGGCGCCGTACCAGCACGAGATCATCCGCGTGAACTCCTGA
- a CDS encoding enoyl-CoA hydratase/isomerase family protein, translated as MIRLSVDAGVAEVVLDAPEKLNALTLAGLEELETAYADAETAGVRALVLRGEGRGFCAGRDIAGVDAATDDVPGYLGAVERVMRRMAAFPAPTFAAVHGACLGVGLGLAIATDVVYVAENAKVGSPFAGLGALLDSGGHALLFERLGAHRALDLIYTGDLLSGAEAVAAGLFSRALPGDEVVAFTRERAQRAASGPTQAFLASKRLIGRLAGERLWEVIADETRGQAALQATADYREGFAAFQQKRRPEFRGA; from the coding sequence ATGATCCGTCTGTCCGTGGATGCCGGTGTCGCGGAGGTCGTGCTCGATGCCCCCGAGAAGCTCAATGCGCTCACCCTGGCCGGGCTCGAGGAGCTCGAGACCGCGTACGCCGATGCCGAGACGGCCGGAGTTCGCGCCCTCGTGCTGCGCGGTGAGGGGCGGGGGTTCTGCGCCGGCCGTGACATCGCCGGGGTGGATGCCGCCACCGACGACGTGCCGGGCTACCTCGGCGCGGTGGAGAGGGTGATGCGGCGCATGGCCGCCTTCCCCGCGCCGACCTTCGCCGCCGTGCACGGCGCGTGCCTGGGGGTGGGGCTCGGCCTCGCGATCGCGACCGACGTCGTCTACGTCGCCGAGAACGCCAAGGTCGGCTCGCCGTTCGCGGGGCTCGGCGCGCTGCTGGACTCTGGCGGTCACGCGCTGCTGTTCGAGCGGCTCGGCGCCCACCGCGCGCTCGACCTCATCTACACCGGAGACCTGCTCTCGGGCGCCGAGGCGGTCGCCGCCGGACTGTTCAGCAGGGCGCTGCCCGGCGACGAGGTGGTCGCGTTCACGCGGGAGAGGGCGCAGCGTGCGGCATCCGGCCCCACTCAGGCGTTCCTCGCCTCGAAGCGTCTCATCGGGCGCCTCGCGGGGGAGCGGCTGTGGGAGGTCATCGCCGACGAGACCCGCGGGCAGGCGGCGCTGCAGGCGACCGCCGACTACCGCGAGGGCTTCGCGGCGTTCCAGCAGAAGCGGCGTCCGGAGTTCCGCGGGGCGTGA
- the paaE gene encoding 1,2-phenylacetyl-CoA epoxidase subunit PaaE yields the protein MDHVDAGPAAPEGTAEQVAEALLSSAVGGATAPGRRRTRFHPLRVAEVRALTDDAVEVTFAIPEALHGEFDYLAGQHVALRATIDGHEMRRSYSLCRPPAPGSISVAIKRDRGGRFSTWAQTQLRPGDEIDVMSPQGTFTSTIAALDGAHVAGIAAGSGITPMMALAATVLARSETSRFTLVYTNRSTSDVMFADDLADLKDRYPTRLALHHVLSREQRTAPLLSGRIDEPRLRRILDALVLPETVDEWFLCGPFALVQLCRDTLADVGVDAAHVRYELFTTGEPGREEPGRGRPVEVRDDEPVRRIDFSLDGQSSSVESPVAAHESILNAALRVRPDVPFACAGGVCGTCRARLVEGSVTMTENYALEPDELERGFVLTCQSHPTTDRVVVDYDV from the coding sequence ATGGATCATGTGGATGCCGGCCCCGCCGCCCCGGAGGGCACGGCCGAGCAGGTGGCCGAGGCGCTGCTGTCGAGCGCCGTCGGCGGCGCCACCGCGCCGGGGCGGCGACGGACCCGCTTCCACCCGCTGCGGGTCGCCGAGGTGCGCGCGCTCACCGACGACGCGGTCGAGGTGACCTTCGCGATCCCCGAGGCCCTGCACGGGGAGTTCGACTACCTCGCCGGTCAGCACGTCGCCCTGCGGGCCACGATCGACGGGCACGAGATGCGCCGGTCGTACTCGCTGTGCCGCCCTCCGGCGCCGGGCTCGATCAGCGTGGCGATCAAGCGCGATCGGGGCGGGCGGTTCTCGACGTGGGCGCAGACGCAGCTGCGACCGGGCGACGAGATCGACGTGATGAGTCCCCAGGGGACCTTCACCTCCACGATCGCGGCGCTCGACGGTGCGCACGTGGCCGGCATCGCCGCCGGCTCGGGCATCACGCCGATGATGGCGCTCGCCGCGACCGTGCTCGCGCGGTCGGAGACCTCGCGGTTCACCCTCGTGTACACGAATCGGTCGACGAGCGACGTCATGTTCGCCGACGACCTCGCCGACCTCAAGGACCGGTATCCCACCCGCCTCGCGCTGCACCACGTGCTCTCGCGGGAGCAGCGCACGGCGCCGCTGCTGTCGGGGCGCATCGACGAGCCGCGACTGCGGCGCATCCTCGACGCGCTCGTGCTGCCCGAGACGGTCGACGAATGGTTCCTGTGCGGTCCGTTCGCCCTGGTGCAGCTGTGCCGCGACACCCTGGCCGACGTGGGCGTGGATGCCGCGCACGTGCGCTACGAGCTGTTCACGACCGGCGAGCCCGGCCGCGAGGAACCCGGACGGGGCCGGCCGGTCGAGGTGCGCGACGACGAGCCGGTGCGGCGGATCGACTTCTCGCTCGACGGGCAGTCCTCGAGCGTCGAGAGCCCCGTCGCCGCGCACGAGTCGATCCTCAACGCCGCGCTGCGGGTGCGGCCCGACGTGCCCTTCGCGTGCGCCGGCGGCGTGTGCGGCACGTGCCGTGCGCGACTGGTCGAAGGATCGGTCACGATGACCGAGAACTACGCGCTCGAGCCCGACGAGCTCGAGCGCGGCTTCGTGCTCACCTGCCAGTCCCACCCCACGACCGATCGCGTCGTGGTCGACTACGACGTCTGA
- the paaD gene encoding 1,2-phenylacetyl-CoA epoxidase subunit PaaD, with protein MVTEREREAWEAASTVLDPEVPVLTIADLGILRDVAVHGDRVRATITPTYSGCPAVEAIRDDLTLALTAAGFAEVEVRVALAPAWTTDWMTAAGKEKLRDYGIAPPGPRRTGGPIPLALSVRCPRCGSLDTREIARFGSTACKALYECRACLEPFDHFKAH; from the coding sequence ATGGTGACCGAGCGCGAGCGCGAGGCGTGGGAGGCGGCATCCACGGTTCTCGACCCGGAGGTGCCGGTGCTCACGATCGCCGATCTCGGGATCCTGCGGGACGTCGCCGTCCACGGCGACCGCGTGCGGGCCACGATCACGCCCACCTACTCCGGCTGCCCCGCGGTCGAGGCGATCCGCGACGACCTCACCCTCGCCCTCACCGCCGCGGGCTTCGCCGAGGTGGAGGTGCGCGTCGCGCTCGCGCCGGCGTGGACCACCGACTGGATGACCGCGGCCGGCAAGGAGAAGCTCCGCGACTACGGCATCGCGCCGCCCGGGCCGCGCCGCACGGGCGGGCCGATCCCGCTCGCGCTGTCGGTGCGGTGCCCCCGGTGCGGGTCGCTCGACACCCGCGAGATCGCCCGCTTCGGCTCCACCGCGTGCAAGGCGCTGTACGAGTGCCGCGCGTGCCTGGAGCCCTTCGACCACTTCAAGGCGCACTGA
- the paaC gene encoding 1,2-phenylacetyl-CoA epoxidase subunit PaaC, with amino-acid sequence MSDPHGDVTVEQLRLADELAGEGGRAATAEVAEYALWLGDDALILSQQLGAWIARAPELEEDVALANIALDLLGHARSLLHYAGGFDGRTEDDLAYGRDEPDFRCAWLFAQPNGDFAQTIARQLVASAYQFALYTALAESADPTLAAIAAKAVKEVEYHRDHAVQWTLRLSGGTDESRRRLLRAVGDVWPYVDELFRDEPLIDRLDGVAVRPSSLRPEFDAVIAAVFAEADIALPAGPSSSGGGRRGIHFPDLAYILAEMQVLARQHPGATW; translated from the coding sequence GTGAGCGATCCGCACGGCGACGTGACCGTCGAGCAGCTGCGGCTGGCCGACGAGCTCGCGGGAGAGGGCGGGCGCGCGGCGACCGCCGAGGTCGCGGAGTACGCGCTGTGGCTCGGCGACGACGCGCTGATCCTGTCGCAGCAGCTGGGCGCGTGGATCGCGCGAGCACCGGAGCTCGAGGAGGATGTGGCCCTTGCCAACATCGCCCTCGACCTGCTCGGGCACGCGCGGTCGCTGCTCCATTACGCCGGCGGCTTCGACGGCCGCACGGAGGACGACCTGGCGTACGGGCGCGACGAGCCCGACTTCCGGTGCGCGTGGCTGTTCGCCCAGCCCAACGGAGACTTCGCGCAGACCATCGCGCGGCAGCTGGTGGCATCCGCGTATCAGTTCGCGCTCTACACGGCGCTCGCCGAATCGGCCGACCCGACGCTCGCCGCCATCGCCGCGAAGGCGGTGAAGGAGGTCGAGTACCACCGCGACCACGCCGTGCAGTGGACCCTGCGGCTCTCCGGAGGCACCGACGAGTCGCGCCGCCGCCTGCTGCGGGCCGTCGGCGACGTGTGGCCGTACGTCGACGAGCTGTTCCGCGACGAGCCGCTCATCGACCGGCTCGACGGGGTCGCGGTGCGTCCCTCGAGCCTGCGGCCGGAGTTCGACGCGGTGATCGCCGCTGTCTTCGCCGAGGCCGACATCGCGCTTCCGGCGGGGCCGTCGTCATCGGGAGGCGGGCGGCGCGGCATCCACTTCCCGGACCTGGCCTACATCCTCGCCGAGATGCAGGTGCTCGCCCGTCAGCACCCGGGGGCGACATGGTGA